In a single window of the Danio aesculapii chromosome 20, fDanAes4.1, whole genome shotgun sequence genome:
- the uts1 gene encoding urotensin 1, with product MKPVPLVLLITSVLLSHIPLSSCRPRDLSSLHNQLDDLLLGRPGGGADAMSVLMGEKLLQYLQRSAQKAALHLPQIPAPQQDNSLEELSEFSKRNDDPPISIDLTFHLLRNMIEMARIENQREQAELNRKYLDEVGK from the coding sequence ATGAAGCCCGTCCCTTTGGTCCTGCTCATCACTTCAGTCTTACTGAGCCACATCCCGCTGAGCTCCTGCCGACCCCGCGATCTCAGCAGTCTCCACAACCAGCTTGACGACCTGCTGCTCGGCCGGCCAGGAGGAGGAGCAGACGCTATGTCTGTCCTGATGGGAGAGAAGCTCCTGCAGTATTTACAGCGGAGCGCGCAGAAAGCAGCTCTTCACCTCCCGCAGATCCCCGCTCCCCAGCAGGACAACAGTTTGGAGGAGCTCTCGGAGTTTTCCAAACGGAACGACGACCCTCCGATCTCCATCGACCTCACCTTCCACCTGCTCAGAAACATGATCGAAATGGCGCGGATCGAGAACCAAAGGGAACAGGCGGAACTGAATCGCAAATACCTCGACGAGGTTGGGAAGTAG